Proteins from a genomic interval of Streptomyces sp. NBC_00820:
- a CDS encoding DUF4158 domain-containing protein → MEWTAYPRIKRLITAHELHLFFAPTRDEVEWVSGATDCDQHLLALLLMLKSYQRMGFPEAEESACVRCFVLRLDLAAQEPWLLEIEANTSRRLGEAQRMQWLGEVAGLQESLRHIADKEQQAERLRAQTGRGEDGVAALG, encoded by the coding sequence ATGGAGTGGACCGCGTATCCGCGGATCAAGCGGCTGATCACCGCGCACGAGCTGCATCTGTTCTTCGCGCCGACCCGGGATGAGGTCGAGTGGGTGTCCGGTGCGACGGACTGTGATCAGCATCTGCTGGCTCTGCTGCTGATGCTGAAGTCGTACCAGCGCATGGGGTTTCCCGAGGCTGAAGAGAGCGCCTGCGTCAGGTGTTTCGTGCTCCGCCTCGACCTGGCCGCCCAGGAACCCTGGCTGCTGGAGATCGAAGCCAACACCAGCCGGCGTCTCGGAGAGGCGCAACGGATGCAGTGGCTCGGTGAGGTTGCCGGCCTGCAGGAGAGCCTGCGGCACATCGCCGACAAGGAACAGCAGGCCGAACGCCTGCGAGCCCAAACCGGCCGAGGCGAGGACGGGGTCGCCGCCCTTGGTTAA
- a CDS encoding DUF6348 family protein: MSWIRRRTRKEEPPAKRLPDLEFLALVRAGLEECAPGVTRGAQLKGNSLSSPHGWAVAVAPPHHGGGHHYDLVALPDVGLQPDVPCFMDCVVSMSADPQDAADTWVQTAGACLLELLDRREHFADHAGPDDGRGVPGWHMITSGAVGLGSDIDENRRLQGAMLEANVLHRIAGSFTADLESPFFNGVKVFYGGHPGAMQAEIRVNGERHEAASAAMTALGLPEPTTFTAVRFYALLLPVQASSGAPSYPTARLDLTPDSVQANAHTHDAACGCGGHLDPEHPGFDLALPHLVAELSEEERRRRVKSDTGAIVIAEGVGNFLKVRLPIRLDDGRTVVYLAWVYLEAAVIDDFVQRVHNDTLAGHRFEGLLCNAIGPWGEDVLRAPVVLGGQRINENGSVRPSEVLESSDPLLGKVLSETWPAAFVLGDRFPRSPSS, encoded by the coding sequence GTGTCCTGGATACGACGTCGTACGCGCAAAGAGGAGCCGCCGGCGAAGCGGCTGCCCGACCTGGAGTTCCTCGCCCTGGTGAGGGCCGGGCTCGAAGAGTGCGCGCCCGGTGTGACGCGGGGCGCCCAACTCAAGGGCAACTCGTTGAGCAGCCCGCATGGTTGGGCCGTGGCCGTTGCCCCGCCGCACCACGGGGGCGGCCACCACTACGACCTCGTCGCGCTGCCCGACGTCGGTCTCCAGCCGGACGTACCGTGCTTCATGGACTGCGTCGTGTCGATGTCCGCTGATCCGCAGGACGCGGCGGACACGTGGGTGCAGACGGCGGGCGCCTGCCTGCTGGAACTCCTCGATCGCCGCGAGCATTTCGCGGACCACGCGGGCCCCGACGACGGGCGCGGCGTGCCCGGCTGGCACATGATCACGTCGGGTGCAGTCGGTCTCGGAAGCGACATCGACGAGAACCGGCGACTGCAGGGCGCGATGCTGGAAGCGAACGTGCTGCACCGGATCGCGGGCTCGTTCACTGCTGACCTGGAATCGCCCTTCTTCAACGGCGTCAAGGTCTTCTACGGCGGTCACCCAGGCGCGATGCAGGCGGAGATCCGCGTCAACGGTGAACGCCACGAGGCCGCTTCGGCAGCGATGACGGCGCTCGGACTGCCCGAGCCCACGACGTTCACGGCAGTGCGGTTCTACGCGCTGCTGCTTCCGGTACAGGCGAGCAGTGGCGCGCCGAGCTACCCGACGGCCCGGCTCGATCTCACTCCCGACTCGGTGCAGGCAAATGCCCACACCCACGATGCCGCCTGCGGTTGCGGCGGCCACCTCGACCCGGAGCACCCCGGCTTCGACCTGGCCCTGCCCCACCTGGTGGCCGAGCTCTCAGAGGAGGAGCGCAGGCGCCGCGTGAAGTCTGACACGGGCGCGATCGTCATCGCAGAGGGCGTCGGCAACTTCCTCAAGGTCCGCCTCCCGATCCGTCTGGACGATGGACGCACGGTGGTCTACCTCGCCTGGGTCTACCTCGAGGCAGCTGTGATCGACGACTTCGTGCAGCGGGTCCACAACGACACCCTGGCTGGCCACCGCTTCGAGGGCCTGCTGTGCAATGCCATCGGCCCCTGGGGTGAGGACGTCCTGCGCGCCCCCGTCGTCCTCGGCGGTCAACGGATCAACGAGAACGGCTCGGTCCGCCCCAGCGAGGTTCTGGAGTCCAGCGACCCCCTGCTCGGCAAGGTGTTGAGCGAGACCTGGCCCGCCGCCTTCGTCCTCGGCGACCGCTTTCCCCGCTCGCCGTCAAGCTGA
- a CDS encoding NAD(P)/FAD-dependent oxidoreductase yields the protein MAENTEVVVIGGGYAGVMAANRLTRRDDVTVTLINPRPNFVHRVRLHQLVGGTDAAVVDYREVLAEGVRLVVDSVTRIDAAGRGVELASGGAAGYDYLVYAVGSGSADPRVPGAAEFAYPIATLEEAERLRPVLDSAPTTAAVTVVGAGPTGIETAAELAEQGRTVTLVCGGVLGPYLHTRGRRSVAGRLAALGVTVLDGSDTKVTAVTRDAVRLADGRELPSAVTIWTAGFGVPDLAARSGLSTDALGRLLTDETLTSVDDDRIVAAGDSAAPSGLPLRMSCQAAMPLGARAADTVLSRLTEEQPETLSQSFGAQCISLGRGTGIFQFGNRSDVAVWFHIDGRLGAKMKEAVCKGIVKHLADEAHKPGGYSLHRMKGGAGRQEALEAMRAEAPVVVERVS from the coding sequence ATGGCTGAGAACACCGAGGTGGTCGTGATCGGCGGCGGGTACGCCGGCGTCATGGCGGCCAATCGCCTGACGCGGCGCGACGACGTGACCGTGACGCTGATCAACCCGCGCCCGAACTTCGTCCACCGGGTCCGCCTGCACCAGCTTGTGGGCGGGACCGACGCCGCCGTCGTCGACTACCGGGAGGTCCTGGCGGAAGGCGTCCGGCTGGTGGTCGACAGCGTGACGCGGATCGACGCGGCCGGGCGCGGTGTGGAACTGGCGAGCGGTGGTGCGGCCGGCTACGACTACCTGGTCTATGCGGTAGGCAGTGGCAGCGCCGACCCGCGGGTGCCCGGAGCGGCCGAGTTCGCCTACCCGATCGCCACCCTGGAGGAGGCGGAGCGGCTGCGGCCGGTCCTCGATTCCGCGCCCACGACGGCCGCGGTGACGGTGGTCGGCGCCGGGCCCACCGGCATCGAGACCGCCGCCGAACTGGCAGAGCAGGGCCGTACCGTCACCCTGGTCTGCGGCGGCGTGCTCGGCCCGTACCTCCACACCCGGGGCCGGCGTTCGGTGGCCGGGCGGCTCGCGGCACTCGGAGTGACCGTGCTCGACGGCTCCGACACCAAGGTGACGGCGGTGACTCGCGATGCCGTGCGGCTCGCTGACGGCCGGGAACTGCCGAGCGCGGTGACCATCTGGACCGCCGGCTTCGGCGTGCCGGACCTGGCCGCGCGCAGCGGGCTGAGCACCGATGCCCTGGGCCGCCTGCTCACCGACGAGACGCTGACCAGCGTGGATGACGACCGCATCGTCGCGGCCGGCGACTCGGCGGCACCGTCGGGCCTGCCGCTGCGGATGAGCTGCCAGGCCGCGATGCCGCTGGGTGCGCGGGCCGCAGACACGGTGCTCAGCCGGTTGACGGAGGAGCAGCCCGAGACCCTCAGCCAGTCGTTCGGAGCGCAGTGCATCAGCCTGGGCCGGGGCACCGGCATCTTCCAGTTCGGCAACAGGTCCGACGTCGCGGTGTGGTTCCACATCGACGGTCGCCTCGGCGCGAAGATGAAGGAGGCCGTGTGCAAAGGCATCGTGAAGCACCTGGCCGATGAGGCGCACAAGCCCGGTGGGTACAGCCTGCACCGCATGAAGGGAGGCGCCGGGCGCCAGGAGGCGCTGGAGGCGATGCGCGCAGAGGCGCCGGTCGTCGTCGAACGGGTTTCCTAG
- a CDS encoding RNA polymerase sigma-70 factor — protein MSDDHAIDRATETFVAHRNLLFTVAYEMLGSAADAEDVLQETWLRWVEVDLEQVRDQRAYLVRITTRQALNRLRTMSRRKESYVGPWLPEPLLTAPDVAQDVELAESVSMAVMLVLETLSPTERAVFVLREVFDVGYDEIAAAVDKTPAAVRQIAHRARRHVDARRPREVVSQSQTRAALESFLRALEGGDLQGLLNVLAPEVVYMGDGGGVKHAAPRPIVGADKVARLLVGGLGKSTIPITFGPTVVNGSPALVVHMDGELDGIMAARVEAGRITGLYVVRNPEKLSRIESETPLALR, from the coding sequence ATGAGTGATGATCACGCCATTGACCGGGCGACCGAGACATTCGTCGCCCACCGCAATCTGCTCTTCACCGTCGCGTACGAGATGCTCGGCTCGGCGGCCGATGCCGAAGACGTCCTGCAGGAGACCTGGCTGCGGTGGGTCGAGGTCGACCTGGAGCAGGTGCGCGACCAGCGCGCGTACCTGGTCCGGATCACGACCCGGCAGGCGCTCAACCGGCTGCGCACGATGTCGCGGCGCAAGGAGTCGTACGTGGGCCCGTGGCTGCCGGAGCCGCTGCTGACCGCGCCGGACGTGGCCCAGGACGTCGAGCTCGCCGAGAGCGTGTCGATGGCGGTGATGCTCGTCCTGGAGACGTTGTCGCCGACCGAGCGGGCCGTGTTCGTGCTGCGCGAAGTCTTCGACGTCGGCTACGACGAGATCGCGGCGGCGGTCGACAAGACCCCGGCGGCCGTCCGCCAGATCGCGCACCGGGCCCGCCGGCACGTGGATGCCCGCCGTCCGCGCGAGGTGGTTTCCCAGAGCCAGACGCGGGCGGCTCTGGAGTCGTTCTTGCGGGCGCTGGAGGGCGGGGACCTGCAGGGCCTGCTCAACGTGCTCGCGCCTGAGGTCGTCTACATGGGCGACGGCGGCGGCGTGAAGCACGCTGCACCGCGGCCGATCGTCGGCGCCGACAAGGTGGCCCGCCTCTTGGTCGGCGGCCTCGGCAAGAGCACGATCCCGATCACCTTCGGCCCCACCGTGGTCAACGGCAGCCCGGCGCTGGTGGTCCACATGGACGGTGAGCTGGACGGCATCATGGCAGCCCGCGTAGAGGCTGGCCGCATCACCGGCCTCTACGTCGTCCGCAACCCCGAGAAGCTGTCCCGCATCGAATCCGAGACCCCGCTCGCCCTGCGATGA
- a CDS encoding transposase, with translation MTLLRRVMALPDPWFSTPRVLGVDDFAIRRGQTYSTVLTSVEDHRVVDVLPTREAGLLADWLDRHPGVEIICRDRAGAYAEGARRGAPDALQVADRFHLWQGLGRAVETCVAAHRDCLRTPTPSGVLPPDTPPAPDRPQDDSEPVGRRAERKKAAHVPVHEMLAQGHSRRAIARHLGWGLNTVLRYANATHWQETIRENRPRPSRLDPYKPYLERRFEEGCTSVTQLHGELVAEQAPVTYGMVRAHIATLRNAPAVVPPRPPTVRQVTGWLTRHPTALTEEDRVGLKDVLTRCPELDMAAGHVRDFGEMLSGRLGATLPDWINVVEASRLPGLAGFARHLLRDLDAVTAGLTLDWSSGSIEGAVNRIKKIKRQLYGRAGFHLLRKMILLQVKAGSHVRLREL, from the coding sequence ATGACCTTGTTACGCAGGGTCATGGCACTGCCCGATCCATGGTTCAGCACTCCACGGGTGCTGGGCGTGGACGACTTCGCGATCCGTCGCGGCCAGACCTACTCCACCGTACTGACCAGCGTCGAAGACCACCGCGTGGTCGATGTGCTCCCAACACGTGAAGCCGGACTGCTGGCCGACTGGCTGGACCGCCACCCTGGCGTGGAGATCATCTGCCGGGACCGGGCCGGCGCCTACGCCGAGGGCGCCCGACGCGGCGCCCCCGATGCTCTGCAGGTCGCCGACCGCTTTCACTTGTGGCAGGGCCTGGGCCGGGCCGTGGAGACCTGCGTCGCCGCCCACCGCGACTGCCTGCGCACCCCGACACCCAGCGGCGTGCTGCCACCGGACACCCCACCGGCTCCCGATCGGCCGCAGGACGACTCGGAGCCCGTCGGCCGACGGGCCGAGCGCAAAAAGGCAGCACACGTTCCGGTCCACGAGATGCTCGCCCAAGGCCACTCACGCCGGGCGATCGCCCGGCACCTGGGCTGGGGCCTCAACACCGTGCTCCGGTACGCGAACGCCACACACTGGCAGGAGACCATCCGCGAGAACCGGCCCCGGCCCAGCAGACTCGACCCCTACAAGCCCTACCTCGAACGACGATTCGAGGAGGGATGCACCAGCGTCACCCAACTCCACGGCGAGCTGGTCGCCGAGCAAGCCCCCGTCACCTACGGAATGGTCCGAGCCCACATCGCCACCTTGCGCAATGCTCCAGCCGTCGTGCCGCCCCGGCCTCCGACGGTACGGCAGGTGACCGGCTGGCTCACCCGCCACCCCACCGCTCTGACCGAGGAGGACCGCGTCGGCCTGAAAGACGTCCTGACCCGTTGCCCCGAACTGGACATGGCCGCCGGACACGTCCGTGATTTCGGCGAGATGCTCAGCGGCCGCCTCGGCGCCACGCTCCCTGACTGGATCAACGTCGTCGAAGCCAGCCGGCTACCCGGCCTTGCCGGCTTCGCACGGCACCTGCTCCGGGACCTCGACGCCGTGACCGCTGGCCTCACCCTGGACTGGAGCTCGGGCAGCATCGAGGGAGCCGTGAACCGTATCAAAAAGATCAAGAGACAGCTCTACGGCCGAGCCGGCTTCCACCTGCTCCGGAAGATGATCCTGCTGCAGGTGAAAGCAGGCAGCCACGTCCGGTTACGTGAGTTGTAG
- a CDS encoding DUF4241 domain-containing protein — protein sequence MEWVGDARLAAGPEATWYLEAAFTPGAHLGSVYDDPTTPVVVTGVEELTTIRVPSGRLVVDAPWDDDEVWRYEKGLPTRSPRELAVSIPPGVYRVEIAWTAGPYEFFGEHFDGVECAATRLCISDDPVVGWEMGLGVDEDIDQLQPGDKPRFFSDANVGCFADAGAWTTLSAPFSTFVDGVPAPRDTELLADGCERVRDESQKADLVTFGAESGGVVWLGRTKAGDVAAIVVTSGMAGAKA from the coding sequence ATGGAATGGGTCGGGGACGCTCGGCTGGCAGCCGGGCCTGAGGCCACCTGGTACCTGGAGGCGGCTTTCACGCCTGGTGCGCATCTGGGGTCGGTGTACGACGATCCGACAACGCCCGTAGTCGTGACAGGGGTCGAGGAGCTGACCACCATCCGCGTTCCCAGCGGCCGGCTCGTCGTCGATGCGCCGTGGGACGACGACGAAGTCTGGAGATACGAGAAAGGGCTACCGACGAGGTCCCCGCGTGAGCTGGCGGTGAGCATTCCCCCGGGCGTGTACCGAGTGGAGATCGCGTGGACGGCGGGCCCGTATGAGTTCTTTGGCGAGCACTTCGATGGCGTTGAGTGTGCCGCGACGCGCCTGTGCATCAGCGACGACCCTGTGGTCGGGTGGGAAATGGGCCTGGGCGTCGACGAGGACATTGACCAGCTTCAGCCGGGCGATAAGCCCCGTTTCTTCTCCGACGCGAATGTTGGCTGCTTCGCCGACGCAGGCGCGTGGACCACCTTGTCCGCGCCGTTTAGCACGTTCGTAGACGGCGTTCCGGCACCGCGTGACACCGAACTGCTGGCCGACGGTTGCGAGCGGGTACGCGACGAGTCGCAAAAAGCCGATCTGGTCACGTTCGGGGCCGAATCGGGTGGCGTCGTCTGGTTGGGCCGCACCAAGGCTGGCGACGTGGCCGCGATCGTCGTCACCAGTGGCATGGCAGGCGCCAAAGCATGA
- a CDS encoding cold-shock protein — MTSGTVKWFNAEKGFGFISQDGGGPDVFAHYSNINSSGFRELQEGQKVTFDVTQGQKGPQAENITVA; from the coding sequence ATGACCAGCGGAACCGTCAAGTGGTTCAACGCCGAAAAGGGCTTCGGCTTCATCTCCCAGGACGGCGGAGGCCCGGACGTCTTCGCGCACTACTCCAACATCAACTCCTCCGGCTTCCGCGAGCTTCAGGAAGGCCAGAAGGTGACCTTCGACGTCACTCAGGGGCAGAAGGGCCCGCAGGCGGAGAACATCACCGTCGCCTGA
- a CDS encoding oxygenase MpaB family protein, protein MAKLKRGEIEPHEDYGFFGPGSVVWKVWGYPTAPTVGFQRAVVVEELDPPLVAAVHATQGIYRRSRTRYDRTLKYFAMVAFAGSREVCKAADILVKVHSKAIGQLPYGGGTYDANDPASQLWIQLTGWHSILYAYEKYGPGKLSAQEEKEYWEACAVAAELQTCSPDDIPRSREGVRAYFERMRPQLSASPIARQAMNHLLRSELILPPTPRWAKPASLAVAKAQRIATIATLPHWMREMAGIRQSRLLDMLIVPVMKAAFALAHLSPKVELRLLGRTSPSTVAVVAPVRLGIPPRKEEVLTPAEARARHGYAKPAEAHLEFRALQATRVFGGGEAPSEQGLIESQEILGPLA, encoded by the coding sequence ATGGCGAAGCTGAAGCGCGGCGAGATAGAACCGCACGAGGACTACGGCTTCTTCGGTCCGGGCTCGGTGGTGTGGAAGGTCTGGGGCTATCCGACGGCACCGACGGTGGGTTTCCAACGAGCCGTGGTGGTGGAGGAACTCGACCCGCCGCTGGTGGCCGCGGTCCACGCGACCCAGGGCATCTACCGGCGCTCCCGCACTCGCTACGACCGGACCCTGAAGTACTTCGCGATGGTGGCCTTCGCTGGTTCACGGGAGGTGTGCAAGGCCGCGGACATCCTGGTCAAAGTCCATTCCAAGGCGATCGGCCAACTGCCCTACGGCGGCGGGACCTACGATGCCAACGACCCCGCCTCGCAGCTGTGGATCCAGCTCACCGGCTGGCACTCGATCCTCTACGCGTACGAGAAGTACGGGCCCGGGAAGCTCTCCGCACAGGAGGAGAAGGAGTACTGGGAGGCATGCGCGGTCGCCGCGGAACTGCAGACGTGCTCCCCCGACGACATTCCCCGCAGCCGTGAAGGTGTCCGGGCGTACTTCGAACGGATGCGCCCGCAGCTGTCCGCCAGCCCGATCGCCCGGCAGGCCATGAACCACCTGCTCAGGAGCGAGCTCATACTGCCGCCCACGCCGCGCTGGGCGAAGCCGGCGAGTCTGGCTGTCGCAAAGGCACAGCGGATCGCCACGATCGCCACCCTGCCGCACTGGATGCGCGAGATGGCCGGGATCCGGCAGTCGCGCCTCCTCGACATGCTCATCGTGCCCGTCATGAAGGCGGCCTTCGCGCTCGCCCACCTCAGCCCCAAGGTCGAACTGCGCCTGCTGGGAAGGACCTCGCCCTCCACGGTCGCGGTGGTTGCGCCGGTCAGGCTCGGCATTCCTCCCCGTAAGGAGGAAGTGCTGACCCCCGCAGAAGCCCGTGCCCGCCACGGCTACGCCAAGCCCGCCGAAGCGCATCTCGAATTCCGGGCCCTGCAAGCCACACGTGTCTTCGGCGGCGGTGAGGCCCCCAGCGAGCAGGGACTCATCGAGTCCCAGGAGATCCTTGGACCGCTCGCATAA
- a CDS encoding TetR/AcrR family transcriptional regulator — MPIEQRREQLLDAALAVIVNDGYDRVSIDAIAKRADVARSVVYGAYENLDALLTALLDRQQARAFDCLLETIPDPHGPRDPAAFAAETVRRMSAMLHQDPDTWRLILLPPGNMPTVVRDRIEVDRERFRLRVEAWISLALAERSGPAPGPQLDPQVVAHALVACAEHFGRMALTDPGRFDPPRLSSQVQVILDAVLPRTR, encoded by the coding sequence GTGCCGATCGAGCAACGCCGCGAGCAACTGCTCGACGCCGCCCTCGCCGTGATCGTGAACGACGGCTACGACCGGGTCTCCATCGATGCCATCGCGAAGAGAGCCGATGTCGCCCGGTCGGTGGTCTACGGCGCCTACGAGAATCTCGACGCCCTGCTGACCGCCCTGCTCGACCGGCAGCAGGCACGCGCCTTCGACTGCCTTCTCGAGACGATTCCCGACCCGCACGGACCCCGCGACCCGGCCGCGTTCGCCGCCGAAACCGTGCGCCGGATGTCCGCGATGCTCCACCAGGACCCGGACACCTGGCGGCTGATCCTGCTGCCCCCGGGCAACATGCCCACGGTCGTCCGCGACCGCATCGAGGTGGACAGGGAGCGGTTCCGGCTCCGGGTCGAAGCATGGATCTCCCTCGCCCTGGCCGAGCGCAGTGGCCCGGCACCCGGTCCGCAGCTCGACCCGCAAGTCGTCGCCCACGCACTCGTCGCCTGCGCGGAACACTTCGGCCGCATGGCGCTGACCGATCCCGGCAGGTTCGATCCACCCCGCCTGAGCAGCCAGGTACAGGTGATCCTCGACGCCGTCTTGCCGCGGACGCGTTGA
- a CDS encoding sortase, translated as MRITHMGAGIGLAFGVLGLQIPAAAAADDSDVRIDPWNAYPGSTVTVSTEACDPDADFGKGWSEVGGEFQLFKGDQEGVLTGRFQIPEGTRTGSDTVTVKCPPLTKVTETYQVTGRPPSGSVDAGFGPAEDTGMGIALGGGLLITAAAGGVVWMCRRPNGNRT; from the coding sequence ATGCGTATCACACACATGGGTGCAGGTATCGGCCTGGCATTCGGTGTCCTCGGACTGCAGATTCCGGCCGCTGCCGCCGCGGATGACTCAGATGTCCGTATCGACCCGTGGAATGCCTACCCGGGTTCCACGGTCACGGTCAGTACGGAGGCCTGCGACCCTGACGCGGACTTCGGGAAGGGCTGGTCGGAGGTGGGGGGAGAGTTCCAACTCTTCAAAGGCGACCAGGAGGGGGTGCTCACCGGCCGGTTCCAGATCCCGGAAGGAACCAGGACGGGCAGCGACACAGTCACCGTGAAGTGTCCGCCACTGACCAAGGTCACGGAAACGTACCAGGTCACCGGCCGCCCACCGAGCGGCTCAGTCGACGCCGGTTTCGGACCGGCCGAAGACACAGGTATGGGGATCGCCCTGGGCGGTGGGCTGCTCATCACGGCCGCCGCCGGGGGTGTGGTCTGGATGTGCCGTCGCCCGAACGGCAACCGAACCTGA
- a CDS encoding class F sortase — protein sequence MTAGTVLLISGVHDEEPRQPSAVQAFSTSAAPTRPTVHPVHPLPPADPVRLRIAAIGVDAPMTRVGLDAAGALRTPPRGKPGFAGWYGDGTAPGSAGTAIATGHVDTPTGSPGVFYNLDALTEGATIEISRADRRTAVFAVRAVELYDRKKFPSNKVYGSSGRPELRLITCGGNYTKRTGYLSNVVVYATLTAVT from the coding sequence ATGACGGCAGGTACGGTGCTGCTGATCAGCGGGGTGCACGACGAGGAGCCACGGCAGCCATCGGCGGTCCAGGCCTTCTCAACCTCTGCGGCCCCCACCCGCCCCACGGTCCATCCGGTCCATCCGCTGCCCCCAGCGGATCCGGTCCGGCTCCGGATCGCCGCCATCGGCGTGGACGCCCCGATGACACGAGTGGGTCTCGATGCGGCAGGGGCGCTACGGACTCCACCACGTGGCAAACCCGGCTTCGCCGGCTGGTACGGCGACGGCACCGCTCCCGGCTCGGCAGGAACCGCCATCGCCACCGGGCATGTGGACACACCCACCGGTAGCCCCGGAGTCTTCTACAACCTCGACGCCCTGACCGAGGGCGCCACCATCGAGATCAGCCGGGCGGACCGGCGGACAGCGGTGTTCGCCGTCCGCGCCGTCGAGCTTTACGACCGGAAGAAGTTCCCCAGCAACAAGGTCTACGGCAGTTCCGGCCGGCCCGAACTCCGGTTGATCACCTGCGGTGGCAACTACACCAAGCGCACCGGCTACCTGAGCAACGTCGTGGTCTACGCGACGCTGACCGCGGTGACGTGA
- a CDS encoding TetR/AcrR family transcriptional regulator — protein sequence MSAGELRGRKPRADVQRNRAALLETAQRHFLQHGVGTSLEGVAKEAGVGPATLYRHFPTREALLAAVLQTRSEELVARQADIEQLGDPAEALEQWLRAMEEYFSAFSGLPDPLMAAARAQEPDNPLTIPCDILISATDQYVRAAQLAGRVRTSVRGHDLFLAACSVAWIKGTGTEEESLDRLRRLIASGYRERDTQA from the coding sequence ATGAGCGCCGGTGAACTGCGGGGACGCAAGCCCCGCGCGGACGTCCAGCGCAACCGCGCGGCCCTCCTGGAGACCGCGCAGCGTCACTTCCTGCAGCACGGGGTCGGTACCTCCCTTGAGGGGGTGGCCAAGGAGGCGGGTGTCGGGCCCGCCACCCTGTACCGGCACTTCCCCACCCGGGAGGCGCTGCTGGCGGCTGTGCTGCAGACGCGCTCCGAGGAGCTGGTGGCCCGCCAGGCGGACATCGAGCAGCTCGGCGACCCGGCCGAGGCGCTGGAGCAGTGGCTGCGGGCGATGGAGGAGTACTTCAGCGCCTTCAGCGGGCTGCCGGACCCGCTCATGGCCGCAGCCAGGGCGCAGGAGCCGGACAACCCGCTCACGATTCCCTGCGACATCCTCATCTCCGCCACCGATCAGTACGTGCGAGCCGCGCAGCTCGCGGGGCGCGTGCGCACGTCGGTGCGGGGGCACGACCTGTTCCTCGCGGCCTGTTCCGTTGCCTGGATCAAGGGCACCGGCACCGAGGAGGAATCGCTCGACCGGCTCCGCAGGCTCATCGCAAGCGGCTACCGCGAGCGGGACACCCAGGCGTAG
- a CDS encoding NADPH-dependent F420 reductase, with protein MKITIIGAGAIGGNLAAKLSTAGHDVQVADARGPEAVRAEVLESGARAAALADAVQGRDVIVLAIPFGVAGQLADLFASVPDETVVIDTSNYYPGMLTEPIEAVDNGQVESAYTAELLGRPVVKAWNAALAETQRTKGAPAGTPDRLAIPVAGDCEEARRVAMQLVDDTGFDPYDAGTLADSWRQQPNSPAYCTELTLEELPTALAAADRAKDAAIRDTLPERFAALGANPTVDDVVEMNRAAHR; from the coding sequence ATGAAAATTACCATCATAGGCGCCGGTGCCATCGGCGGGAACCTCGCTGCCAAGCTCAGCACGGCCGGTCACGACGTCCAGGTGGCCGACGCCCGCGGCCCCGAGGCCGTCCGGGCGGAGGTGCTGGAGTCCGGGGCCCGCGCGGCGGCCCTCGCCGACGCCGTCCAGGGCCGGGACGTCATCGTCCTGGCCATCCCGTTCGGGGTGGCGGGCCAGCTGGCGGACCTGTTCGCGTCGGTGCCCGACGAGACGGTGGTCATCGACACCTCGAACTACTACCCCGGCATGCTCACCGAGCCGATCGAGGCGGTGGACAACGGCCAGGTGGAGAGCGCGTACACCGCCGAGCTGCTCGGCCGCCCCGTGGTCAAGGCGTGGAACGCCGCCCTGGCAGAAACCCAGCGGACCAAGGGTGCTCCGGCCGGTACGCCCGACCGCCTCGCCATCCCCGTCGCCGGCGACTGCGAGGAGGCGCGGCGCGTGGCCATGCAGCTCGTGGACGACACCGGCTTCGACCCCTACGACGCCGGCACGCTGGCAGACTCCTGGCGCCAGCAGCCCAACAGCCCCGCCTACTGCACCGAACTGACCCTGGAGGAACTGCCGACGGCCCTGGCCGCGGCCGACCGCGCCAAGGACGCGGCCATCCGCGACACCCTCCCGGAACGCTTCGCCGCCCTCGGTGCCAACCCCACCGTCGACGACGTCGTCGAGATGAACCGCGCCGCCCACCGCTGA